Proteins from a genomic interval of bacterium YEK0313:
- the cmpD_8 gene encoding Bicarbonate transport ATP-binding protein CmpD, translated as MESAVASETMARPGAAPDGAPVSALSVQNVSMVFNRGETQVHALDHVSMDIRDGEFIAIVGPSGCGKSTLIKLVSGLRAPTAGRLAVRGRQVMKPRGDVGIVFQSPVLLPWRSILDNVMLPIDVLKQDRTTGRERALALLRLVGLGGFEAAYPNELSGGMQQRAAIARALVYDAPLLLMDEPFGALDALTREQMNSELQRIWQASGKTILFITHSIPEAVFLADRIVVMSPRPGRVLKIIANPIPRMRTLDDMLRPEFGALVREIRGLLGGHVAGGENHGTRAEW; from the coding sequence ATGGAAAGCGCTGTCGCAAGCGAAACGATGGCAAGGCCCGGTGCCGCGCCGGACGGCGCGCCGGTCAGCGCCCTCTCGGTGCAGAACGTCAGCATGGTATTCAACCGCGGCGAGACCCAGGTCCATGCGCTCGACCACGTGTCGATGGACATCCGCGACGGCGAGTTCATCGCGATCGTCGGCCCCTCCGGCTGCGGCAAGTCGACACTGATCAAGCTCGTCTCCGGGTTGCGCGCGCCGACGGCCGGTCGGCTCGCCGTGCGCGGCCGGCAGGTGATGAAGCCGCGCGGCGACGTCGGCATCGTCTTCCAGAGCCCGGTTCTGCTGCCATGGCGCTCGATCCTCGACAATGTGATGCTGCCGATCGACGTGCTCAAGCAGGACCGGACGACGGGCCGCGAGCGCGCCCTCGCGCTGCTGCGCCTCGTCGGCCTCGGCGGCTTCGAGGCCGCCTATCCGAACGAACTCTCCGGCGGGATGCAGCAGCGCGCCGCGATCGCCCGCGCGCTCGTCTACGATGCCCCGCTGCTGCTCATGGACGAGCCGTTCGGGGCGCTCGACGCGCTGACCCGCGAGCAGATGAACTCCGAGCTGCAGCGGATCTGGCAGGCGAGCGGCAAGACCATCCTGTTCATCACCCATTCGATCCCGGAAGCGGTGTTTCTCGCCGACCGGATCGTGGTGATGTCGCCGCGGCCCGGCCGCGTCCTGAAGATCATCGCCAACCCCATCCCGCGCATGCGCACCCTCGACGACATGCTGCGTCCCGAATTCGGCGCGCTGGTGCGGGAGATACGCGGACTGTTGGGCGGCCACGTCGCCGGCGGGGAGAACCATGGAACACGTGCTGAGTGGTGA
- the ssuC_13 gene encoding Putative aliphatic sulfonates transport permease protein SsuC: MEHVLSGDRAGAPADRPEVADAPPPVRRLWGRFGLPLVVFVVLMGSWELVIRLLDVPGFLVPAPSAVVTALWSGLVTGLYPAHAAVTVVEAVAGFVIGSLMGLALGTVIVVFPTMERIVYPYVVALQTVPKVAIAPLMVVWFGFGITSKILVVALVSLFPVLVNVIAGLRAIDQDRLDLMGALAASRWQVFRYVRFPNALPFVFAGLNTAIVLAVIGAIVAEFVGSNYGLGFLILQANYQLDIAGAFSLFVVLSIVGVALHGALKWLERRCVFWVNIEARDGL, from the coding sequence ATGGAACACGTGCTGAGTGGTGACCGGGCGGGCGCGCCCGCCGACAGGCCCGAGGTCGCCGATGCGCCGCCGCCGGTCCGCCGGCTGTGGGGGCGCTTCGGGCTGCCGCTGGTCGTCTTCGTCGTGCTGATGGGGTCCTGGGAGCTCGTCATCCGGCTGCTCGACGTGCCGGGCTTCCTGGTGCCCGCGCCGTCGGCGGTCGTTACGGCGCTCTGGTCTGGACTGGTCACCGGCCTCTATCCCGCCCACGCCGCCGTCACCGTGGTCGAGGCGGTGGCGGGCTTCGTCATCGGCAGCCTGATGGGCCTCGCGCTCGGCACGGTCATCGTCGTGTTCCCGACGATGGAGCGGATCGTCTATCCCTATGTGGTGGCGCTGCAGACCGTGCCGAAGGTCGCCATCGCGCCGCTCATGGTCGTCTGGTTCGGCTTCGGCATCACCTCGAAGATCCTGGTCGTCGCCCTCGTCTCGCTGTTCCCGGTGCTGGTCAACGTCATCGCCGGCCTGCGCGCCATCGACCAGGACCGGCTCGACCTCATGGGGGCGCTCGCCGCCTCGCGCTGGCAGGTGTTCCGATATGTCCGCTTTCCCAACGCCCTGCCTTTCGTCTTCGCGGGGCTCAACACCGCCATCGTGCTGGCGGTGATCGGCGCGATCGTCGCCGAATTCGTCGGCTCGAACTACGGCCTCGGCTTCCTCATCCTGCAGGCCAACTACCAGCTCGACATTGCCGGCGCCTTCTCGCTCTTCGTCGTGCTCTCGATCGTCGGCGTGGCGCTGCACGGCGCCCTGAAATGGCTGGAGCGGCGCTGCGTCTTCTGGGTCAATATCGAGGCACGCGACGGACTGTAG
- the murJ gene encoding putative peptidoglycan biosynthesis protein MurJ: MIRSIFSVSALTLVSRAIGFVRDMMLASVLGASAVSDAFNVAFRIPNHFRSIFAEGAFNAAFVPAFARVAAERGRDAALVFADRIFAYLLLAQLVLLGLALVFMPAVVSLLAPGFTGDGMRFSLAVELTRITFPYLAFISLVVLIGGVLNAVGRFAAPAATAILLNVAMIATLLLAGYFPTAGHAVAWGVLISGVLQFVLVAADALRANVMLEFRLPRITPEVKQFWATFVPAAAGSAGSQIAVFADTIIASFLVEGAITWLYFADRMNQLPIGVIAAAVGTVLLSEMSRRIAAGDEAGARHAQLRAIELTLVFTLPAVAAFMIVPDTLMGALFVHGRFTAADALQSARALSAYAFGLAAFVLIRSFTVTFHARGDTRTPVIAMVIAILINIALKLLLMRPLGHVGLALATGAGAWMNLILLGWFARRQGLMGLDARARRVLPRLFLAFGILAATLAAGSVALRAALGTGVGADRLALVVLMGAGALAYGGTLVVLFGREFLSDLKRLRRGMANGD; the protein is encoded by the coding sequence GTGATCCGGAGCATCTTCTCCGTCTCGGCACTGACGCTGGTCAGCCGTGCCATCGGCTTCGTGCGCGACATGATGCTGGCGAGCGTGCTGGGCGCGAGCGCGGTGTCGGATGCCTTCAACGTCGCCTTCCGGATCCCCAATCACTTCCGCTCGATCTTTGCCGAGGGCGCGTTCAACGCCGCCTTCGTGCCGGCCTTCGCGCGGGTCGCGGCGGAGCGGGGACGCGATGCGGCGCTGGTCTTCGCCGATCGCATCTTCGCCTATCTCCTGCTGGCTCAGCTCGTCCTGCTCGGACTGGCGCTGGTCTTCATGCCGGCGGTCGTGTCGCTGCTGGCGCCGGGCTTCACCGGCGACGGCATGCGGTTCAGCCTCGCTGTCGAGCTCACCCGCATCACCTTCCCCTATCTCGCCTTCATTTCGCTGGTCGTGCTGATCGGCGGCGTGCTCAACGCGGTCGGCCGGTTCGCGGCGCCCGCCGCGACGGCGATCCTCCTCAACGTCGCGATGATCGCGACGCTGCTGCTCGCCGGCTATTTCCCGACAGCCGGCCACGCGGTCGCCTGGGGCGTCCTGATCTCGGGCGTCCTGCAATTCGTGCTGGTGGCGGCCGATGCGCTGCGCGCCAATGTCATGCTGGAATTCCGCCTGCCCAGGATCACGCCGGAAGTGAAGCAGTTCTGGGCGACCTTCGTGCCGGCCGCCGCCGGTTCGGCGGGCAGCCAGATCGCCGTCTTCGCCGACACGATCATCGCGAGCTTCCTGGTCGAGGGCGCCATCACCTGGCTCTATTTCGCCGACCGGATGAACCAGCTGCCAATCGGCGTCATCGCTGCCGCGGTCGGCACCGTGCTGCTCTCCGAAATGAGCCGGCGCATCGCTGCCGGCGACGAGGCCGGCGCGCGCCATGCGCAGCTGCGCGCCATCGAGCTGACGCTGGTCTTCACCCTGCCGGCGGTGGCGGCCTTCATGATCGTGCCGGACACGCTGATGGGGGCCCTGTTCGTCCATGGCCGGTTCACCGCTGCCGACGCGCTGCAGTCGGCGCGCGCGCTCTCGGCCTATGCGTTCGGCCTTGCCGCCTTCGTGCTGATCCGCTCGTTCACCGTGACCTTCCACGCGCGCGGCGACACCCGCACGCCGGTCATCGCCATGGTCATCGCCATCCTCATCAACATTGCGCTGAAGCTCTTGCTGATGCGGCCGCTCGGCCATGTCGGCCTCGCCCTCGCCACCGGCGCGGGAGCGTGGATGAACCTGATCCTGCTCGGCTGGTTCGCGCGCCGCCAGGGGCTGATGGGGCTCGACGCGCGGGCGCGGCGCGTGCTGCCGCGGCTGTTCCTCGCCTTCGGCATCCTGGCCGCGACGCTCGCGGCGGGCTCCGTCGCCCTGCGTGCGGCCCTCGGCACCGGCGTCGGGGCCGACCGTCTCGCGCTCGTGGTGCTGATGGGCGCCGGCGCGCTCGCCTATGGCGGCACCCTCGTCGTGCTGTTCGGCCGGGAATTCCTGTCGGACCTGAAACGGCTGCGGCGCGGCATGGCGAATGGCGACTGA
- the tal gene encoding putative transaldolase: protein MPALADLKVKLYTDGAEKASIVEMAQKPWIRGFTTNPSLLKKAGVSDYAAYAKDLVAAVPDHHISFEVFSDDLKEIEAQARVIATWGRNVYVKLPVTNTKGEPLYDLIHKLSREGVKINFTALYTEAQIKASVDALRGGAPSIVSVFAGRLGDAGHDYMPVMKYAVGLARGTDTVEVIWASTREVWNVIEADRIGCHIITAPADILKKLEGLGRDPEAISLDTVKGFRTDALAAGLTLAT, encoded by the coding sequence ATGCCCGCCTTGGCGGACCTGAAGGTCAAGCTCTACACCGACGGTGCCGAAAAGGCCTCGATCGTCGAAATGGCGCAGAAGCCCTGGATTCGCGGCTTCACCACCAATCCCTCGCTGCTGAAGAAGGCCGGCGTTTCCGACTATGCCGCCTATGCCAAGGACCTCGTCGCCGCGGTGCCCGACCATCACATCTCGTTCGAGGTGTTCTCGGACGACCTTAAGGAGATCGAGGCCCAGGCCAGGGTGATCGCGACCTGGGGCCGTAACGTCTATGTGAAGCTGCCGGTGACCAACACCAAGGGCGAGCCGCTCTACGACCTCATCCACAAGCTGTCGCGCGAGGGCGTGAAGATCAACTTCACCGCGCTCTATACCGAAGCGCAGATCAAGGCGTCGGTGGATGCGCTGCGCGGCGGCGCGCCGTCGATCGTCTCGGTCTTCGCCGGGCGGCTCGGCGATGCCGGCCACGACTACATGCCGGTGATGAAATATGCCGTCGGCCTTGCCCGCGGCACGGACACCGTCGAGGTGATCTGGGCCTCGACCCGCGAGGTCTGGAACGTCATCGAGGCCGACCGCATCGGCTGCCACATCATCACCGCGCCGGCCGACATCCTGAAGAAGCTCGAAGGGCTCGGCCGCGATCCGGAAGCGATCTCGCTCGACACCGTGAAGGGCTTCCGCACCGATGCGCTGGCCGCCGGGCTGACGCTGGCCACCTGA
- the pht4 gene encoding Putative 4,5-dihydroxyphthalate dehydrogenase translates to MSKNQDGGASLRVGVIGCGVMGKNHARVFAELPGITLVGVADPDAEQVKFVTSRLGCGGYSSLSALLDAGIDALTIAAPTQLHTPIALEAIARGVHVLVEKPIAQSVEEGSRIIAAAEKAGVTLMVGHVERFNPAVQSIKEALAGEDILSIQITRVGPFPPRMSDIGVVIDLAVHDIDLIRWFTGSEISDIQPQTNSIHAAREDIALLQFRTASGVLAHINTNWLTPFKARTVHVATRNKYITGDLITRQVTECFDYKPDGSYSMRHLSVAYAEPLRAELLAFVEAVKSRTAPVVGGADGLASLDIAMRCLGDRPAPQPKKVAGSRA, encoded by the coding sequence ATGAGCAAGAACCAGGACGGCGGGGCGAGCCTGCGCGTGGGCGTCATCGGCTGCGGCGTGATGGGCAAGAACCATGCCCGGGTCTTTGCGGAGCTGCCCGGCATCACTCTTGTCGGCGTCGCCGATCCAGACGCCGAGCAGGTCAAGTTCGTGACGAGCCGCCTTGGCTGCGGCGGCTATTCGAGCCTGTCGGCCCTGCTCGATGCCGGCATCGATGCCCTGACCATCGCCGCCCCCACCCAGCTGCATACGCCGATCGCGCTCGAAGCCATCGCCCGCGGCGTGCATGTCCTCGTGGAAAAGCCCATCGCCCAGTCGGTCGAGGAGGGCAGCCGCATCATCGCCGCCGCCGAGAAGGCCGGCGTCACGCTGATGGTCGGCCATGTCGAGCGTTTCAATCCGGCGGTCCAGTCGATCAAGGAAGCGCTGGCGGGCGAGGACATCCTGTCGATCCAGATCACCCGGGTCGGACCGTTCCCGCCGCGCATGTCCGATATTGGCGTGGTCATCGACCTCGCCGTGCACGACATCGACCTGATCCGCTGGTTCACCGGCTCGGAAATCTCCGACATCCAGCCGCAGACCAATTCGATCCATGCCGCCCGCGAGGACATCGCGCTGCTGCAGTTCCGCACCGCCTCGGGCGTGCTGGCCCACATCAACACCAACTGGCTGACGCCGTTCAAGGCGCGCACGGTGCATGTCGCGACCCGCAACAAATACATTACCGGCGACCTCATCACGCGCCAGGTCACCGAGTGTTTCGACTACAAGCCCGACGGCAGCTATTCGATGCGCCACCTGTCGGTCGCCTATGCCGAACCGCTGCGCGCCGAGCTCCTGGCCTTCGTCGAGGCGGTGAAGAGCCGTACCGCCCCGGTGGTCGGCGGCGCCGACGGCCTTGCCAGCCTCGACATCGCCATGCGCTGCCTCGGCGACCGGCCGGCGCCGCAGCCGAAAAAGGTGGCCGGCAGCCGCGCCTGA
- the tuaD_2 gene encoding UDP-glucose 6-dehydrogenase TuaD, protein MRITIVGAGYVGLVTGVCLAEIGHEVVIVDRDAERIAGLKVGRMPIYEAGLDRLVADTARAGRLSFATDLAPAVADAAAIFICVGTPPRPADGHADISGVHAVAGEIATALGGFALVVTKSTVPVGTGDEVEAIIRARRPDAAFAVVSNPEFLREGVAIADFLAPDRIVVGVEDERAGALMAALYAPLTGRGAPLVVTNRRTAELIKYAANSFLALKITYINEIANLCEEVGADVEQVSRGIGLDSRIGAKFLKAGPGFGGSCFPKDMLALMKTAQDHGVPLRSVETAVAVNDARKGEMVRKIVRAAGGSVAGRTIAVLGLTFKPDTDDMRSAASLVILPRLIKAGAMIRAYDPAGMANAAPLLPDVAMATSAFSACEGADAAVLVTEWDEFGRLDLSQLAAVMKTPLLVDLRNLFDPAIAARSGLRYVSIGRSDDAAGRPPAGFETASHTPRRLALS, encoded by the coding sequence ATGCGGATCACCATAGTCGGCGCCGGATATGTCGGGCTCGTCACCGGCGTCTGCCTCGCCGAGATCGGCCATGAGGTCGTCATTGTCGACCGCGACGCCGAACGCATTGCCGGCCTGAAGGTCGGCCGGATGCCGATCTACGAAGCCGGACTGGACCGCCTCGTTGCCGACACCGCAAGGGCTGGCCGGCTGTCCTTTGCGACCGACCTCGCTCCGGCGGTCGCGGATGCCGCCGCCATCTTCATTTGCGTCGGCACGCCGCCGCGGCCCGCCGACGGCCATGCCGACATTTCCGGCGTGCATGCCGTCGCCGGCGAAATCGCCACGGCGCTCGGCGGCTTCGCCCTCGTCGTGACCAAGTCGACCGTGCCGGTCGGCACCGGCGACGAGGTGGAGGCGATCATCCGGGCGCGCCGGCCCGATGCCGCCTTCGCCGTCGTCTCCAATCCTGAATTCCTGCGCGAAGGCGTCGCGATTGCCGACTTCCTCGCGCCCGACCGCATCGTCGTCGGCGTCGAGGACGAGCGCGCCGGCGCGCTGATGGCGGCGCTCTACGCGCCGCTGACCGGACGGGGAGCGCCGCTCGTCGTCACCAACAGGCGGACCGCCGAACTGATCAAATATGCCGCCAACAGCTTCCTGGCGCTCAAGATCACCTACATCAACGAGATCGCCAATCTGTGCGAGGAGGTCGGCGCCGATGTCGAGCAGGTCTCGCGCGGCATCGGGCTCGACAGCCGGATCGGCGCGAAGTTCCTCAAGGCCGGCCCCGGCTTCGGCGGCTCCTGCTTCCCGAAGGACATGCTGGCGCTGATGAAGACCGCGCAGGACCATGGCGTGCCGCTGCGCTCTGTGGAGACGGCGGTCGCGGTCAACGACGCCCGCAAGGGCGAAATGGTGCGCAAGATCGTGCGCGCCGCCGGCGGCTCGGTCGCCGGCAGGACCATCGCGGTGCTCGGCCTCACCTTCAAGCCCGATACCGACGACATGCGCTCGGCGGCCTCCCTCGTCATCCTGCCGCGGCTGATCAAGGCGGGGGCGATGATTCGCGCCTACGATCCCGCCGGCATGGCCAATGCCGCACCGCTCCTGCCCGACGTCGCCATGGCGACCAGTGCCTTTTCGGCCTGCGAGGGCGCCGATGCCGCCGTACTCGTCACCGAATGGGACGAGTTTGGCCGCCTCGACCTGTCGCAGCTCGCAGCGGTGATGAAGACGCCGCTGCTCGTCGACCTGCGCAATCTGTTCGATCCCGCCATCGCCGCCCGTTCCGGGCTGCGCTATGTCTCGATCGGGCGGAGTGACGATGCCGCCGGCCGGCCGCCGGCCGGCTTCGAGACGGCCTCACATACACCCCGGCGCCTCGCGCTTTCTTGA
- the galE gene encoding UDP-glucose 4-epimerase yields MTVLVTGGAGYIGSHMVLELLDAGEAVVVLDNLSTGFAWAVDPRATLVVGDMGDQDLVERVIRQHGADAIIHFAARIVVPDSVSDPLGYYLSNTVKTRAVMAAAVATGIRHFIFSSTAAVYGTPEVMPVAEDAPTRPESPYGTSKLITEWMLRDAAAAHPLEYVVLRYFNVAGADPAGRTGQSSPNATHLIKVAVQTALGLRAKMDVFGTDYPTPDGTCVRDYIHVTDLVRAHSAALAYLRAGGASMVANCGYGRGYSVQEVIDTVRKVTRVDFRADYAPRRPGDAAAVVANPALAKARLAWQPRHEDLNEIVEHAFAWERRLANGPEA; encoded by the coding sequence ATGACTGTGCTTGTCACCGGCGGCGCCGGCTATATCGGCAGCCATATGGTTCTCGAACTGCTGGACGCCGGTGAAGCCGTCGTTGTCCTCGACAATCTCTCCACCGGTTTTGCCTGGGCCGTGGATCCGCGCGCCACCCTGGTCGTCGGCGACATGGGCGACCAGGACCTGGTCGAACGGGTGATCCGCCAGCATGGCGCCGACGCGATCATCCATTTCGCCGCCCGCATCGTGGTGCCGGACTCGGTCTCCGATCCGCTCGGCTATTATCTCTCCAACACCGTCAAGACGCGCGCCGTGATGGCCGCCGCGGTGGCGACCGGCATCCGCCACTTCATCTTTTCCTCGACCGCCGCGGTCTATGGCACGCCCGAGGTGATGCCAGTGGCGGAGGACGCGCCGACCCGGCCCGAAAGCCCCTACGGCACCTCGAAGCTGATCACCGAATGGATGCTGCGCGACGCCGCCGCGGCCCATCCGCTCGAATATGTCGTGCTGCGCTATTTCAACGTCGCCGGCGCCGATCCGGCCGGCCGCACCGGGCAGTCCTCGCCGAACGCCACCCATCTCATCAAGGTGGCGGTGCAGACGGCGCTCGGCCTGCGCGCCAAGATGGACGTCTTCGGCACCGACTATCCGACGCCCGACGGCACCTGCGTGCGCGACTACATCCACGTCACCGACCTCGTCCGCGCCCATTCGGCGGCGCTCGCCTATCTGCGCGCCGGCGGCGCCAGCATGGTGGCGAATTGCGGCTATGGCCGCGGCTATTCGGTGCAGGAGGTGATCGACACCGTGCGCAAGGTCACCCGGGTCGACTTCCGCGCCGATTATGCGCCGCGCCGGCCCGGCGATGCGGCGGCGGTCGTCGCCAATCCCGCGCTCGCCAAGGCCCGCCTCGCCTGGCAGCCGCGCCACGAGGATCTCAACGAGATCGTCGAGCATGCCTTCGCCTGGGAGCGGCGGCTCGCCAACGGGCCCGAGGCCTGA
- the mmgC_19 gene encoding Acyl-CoA dehydrogenase, which produces MTVQATESQKPAYAPPPVNGDFYRMLHLLGEDERAVVRRVRDFMESEIAPIIEDYWARDAFPFEIVPKLRALDIAGIGYRGYGSAGGSWLLNTVLCMEIARVDASIATFWGVHTGLSAGSIYLCGDETQKQRWLPAMMRWEKIGSFGLTEPDVGSATSGGMKTTCRRDGDGWVLNGQKKWIGNAPFADLNVIWAREETSGQVKGFVVTKDNPGFSVEKIHNKMALRVVQNGLITLADCRVPEADRLQNANSFKDTAKVLRMTRAGVAGFAVGCGMGAYEHALRYAQTRTQFGRPIGGFQLVQDLLVRMLGNVTATQMMLLRLGQLQDEGAMLDEHASLAKAYCTVKCRETVGYARELLGGNGILLDNHIGRFVADAEAIYSYEGTREMNTLIVGKAITGLSAFV; this is translated from the coding sequence ATGACTGTGCAAGCGACCGAGAGCCAGAAGCCCGCTTATGCTCCGCCACCGGTCAATGGCGACTTCTATCGGATGCTGCACCTCCTCGGCGAGGACGAGCGGGCGGTCGTCCGGCGCGTGCGCGATTTCATGGAAAGCGAGATCGCCCCGATCATCGAGGACTATTGGGCGCGGGACGCATTCCCCTTCGAGATCGTGCCCAAGCTGCGCGCGCTGGACATTGCCGGCATCGGCTATCGCGGCTACGGCAGCGCCGGCGGCAGCTGGCTGCTGAACACCGTGCTGTGCATGGAGATCGCCCGCGTCGACGCATCGATCGCGACCTTCTGGGGCGTCCATACCGGACTTTCGGCCGGCTCCATCTATCTCTGCGGCGACGAAACGCAGAAGCAGCGCTGGCTGCCCGCCATGATGCGCTGGGAAAAAATCGGTTCCTTCGGCTTGACCGAGCCGGATGTCGGCTCGGCCACCTCCGGGGGCATGAAGACCACCTGCCGGCGCGACGGCGACGGCTGGGTGCTGAACGGCCAGAAGAAATGGATCGGCAATGCGCCCTTCGCCGACCTTAACGTCATCTGGGCCCGCGAGGAGACATCCGGCCAGGTCAAGGGCTTCGTCGTCACCAAGGACAATCCCGGCTTCTCGGTCGAGAAGATCCACAACAAGATGGCCCTGCGCGTGGTCCAGAACGGCCTGATCACGCTGGCCGACTGCCGCGTTCCCGAAGCCGACCGGCTGCAGAACGCCAACAGCTTCAAGGACACCGCCAAGGTGCTGCGGATGACCCGCGCCGGTGTCGCCGGCTTTGCCGTCGGCTGCGGCATGGGCGCCTATGAGCATGCCCTGCGCTATGCCCAGACGCGCACCCAGTTCGGCCGGCCGATCGGCGGCTTCCAGCTCGTCCAGGACCTGCTCGTCCGCATGCTCGGCAATGTCACCGCGACCCAGATGATGCTGCTCCGCCTCGGCCAGTTGCAGGACGAGGGCGCAATGCTCGATGAGCACGCCTCGCTGGCCAAGGCCTATTGCACGGTCAAATGCCGCGAGACGGTCGGTTATGCCCGCGAGCTGCTCGGCGGCAACGGCATTCTGCTCGACAACCATATCGGCCGCTTCGTCGCCGATGCCGAGGCGATCTACTCCTACGAAGGCACGCGCGAGATGAATACGCTGATCGTCGGCAAGGCGATCACCGGGCTCAGCGCCTTCGTCTGA
- a CDS encoding Tripartite tricarboxylate transporter family receptor, giving the protein MIRLALAAAVATVLATGLAPGESRAQAYPNRPITMVVPFAPGGPTDIVARIVAERMSQTLGQQVVIENVAGAAGTTGAARVARAAPDGYTLLMGPMSTMSFSPALYPRLSFDPLTDFEPVGIVASAPIMLVASNRSPGATLTDFSSHLKANAQGVNNGNAGVGSTSHLACVLYNNRVGVNPTLVPYRGTGPALQDLVAGQIGYMCDQVTSLMAQVQAGAVKPLAVLAPTRSPVLPNVPTAAEAGLPGVEMVVWNSIFAPKGTPAEIVSALNAAIQKAIDDPAALRSFLQLGAEPPPPAQRTPQALRATHAADVAKWGQIIRDANIKVE; this is encoded by the coding sequence ATGATCAGGCTGGCGCTCGCCGCTGCCGTCGCAACCGTTCTGGCCACCGGCCTCGCTCCTGGCGAAAGCCGGGCGCAGGCCTATCCGAACCGCCCGATCACCATGGTCGTGCCATTCGCGCCGGGTGGGCCGACCGACATCGTCGCGCGCATCGTCGCCGAGCGCATGTCGCAGACGCTCGGCCAGCAGGTGGTGATCGAGAACGTCGCGGGCGCGGCCGGCACGACGGGCGCGGCGCGCGTCGCCCGGGCGGCGCCCGACGGCTACACCCTGCTGATGGGCCCGATGAGCACGATGAGCTTCAGCCCGGCGCTCTATCCCCGCCTCAGCTTCGATCCGCTCACCGATTTCGAGCCTGTCGGCATCGTCGCATCCGCGCCGATCATGCTGGTGGCCTCGAACCGCAGCCCCGGGGCGACCCTGACGGATTTCTCCAGCCACCTGAAGGCCAATGCCCAGGGCGTCAACAACGGCAATGCCGGCGTCGGCTCGACCTCGCACCTGGCCTGCGTGCTCTACAACAACCGTGTCGGGGTCAACCCGACCCTCGTGCCCTACCGCGGCACCGGCCCGGCGCTGCAGGATCTGGTCGCCGGCCAGATCGGCTACATGTGCGATCAGGTCACCAGCCTGATGGCGCAGGTCCAGGCCGGCGCGGTGAAGCCGCTCGCCGTGCTCGCGCCGACCCGCTCGCCCGTCCTGCCCAACGTCCCGACCGCGGCCGAGGCCGGCCTGCCCGGCGTCGAGATGGTGGTCTGGAACTCGATCTTCGCGCCCAAGGGAACGCCGGCGGAGATCGTGTCGGCCCTCAATGCGGCGATCCAAAAAGCGATCGACGATCCTGCGGCGCTGCGCAGCTTCCTGCAGCTCGGCGCCGAACCGCCTCCTCCCGCCCAGCGTACGCCTCAGGCGCTACGCGCCACCCACGCCGCGGATGTGGCCAAATGGGGCCAGATCATCCGCGACGCGAATATCAAGGTGGAATAA
- the nicS_3 gene encoding HTH-type transcriptional repressor NicS — protein sequence MAVCLHGRIAVDDPSLSRRADKTKKGETPMHEDELKPDAPARAEAETTRPVRKRDSAGTRARILNVATREFANKGFEGAKTDDIADRARINKRMIYHYFSSKEQLYLAVLEAVYHQARSAEYKLDLERLEPLEALARFVEFTFDSFVRDRTFINLLATENRQRAKVLKKSSRVNTMNSPIIAAIDAVLKAGVAKGTIRPGLDALQLWITITGVCYFFFSNIYTLSVIFDTDFEKPDVIAARRAHVVEFVMQGVKA from the coding sequence ATGGCAGTCTGCCTTCATGGTCGAATCGCAGTGGACGACCCGTCCCTGTCGCGTCGCGCCGACAAGACCAAGAAGGGCGAAACACCCATGCACGAGGATGAGCTGAAGCCCGATGCCCCGGCGCGGGCCGAGGCCGAAACGACCAGGCCCGTGCGCAAGCGCGACAGCGCCGGCACCCGGGCCCGCATCCTCAACGTCGCCACCCGGGAATTCGCCAACAAGGGTTTCGAGGGCGCCAAGACGGACGATATCGCGGATCGCGCGCGCATCAACAAGCGCATGATCTATCATTATTTTTCGTCCAAGGAGCAGCTCTATCTGGCGGTTCTGGAAGCGGTCTACCACCAGGCCCGATCTGCCGAATACAAGCTCGACCTCGAACGGCTCGAGCCGCTCGAGGCGCTCGCCCGCTTCGTCGAATTCACCTTCGACAGCTTCGTCCGCGACCGCACCTTCATCAACCTTCTGGCGACCGAGAACCGCCAGCGCGCCAAGGTGCTGAAGAAGTCGAGCCGCGTGAACACGATGAACTCGCCGATCATCGCTGCAATCGACGCGGTCCTGAAGGCCGGTGTCGCCAAGGGCACGATCCGTCCCGGCCTCGACGCGCTGCAGCTGTGGATCACCATTACCGGCGTCTGCTACTTCTTCTTCTCCAACATCTATACGCTCTCGGTGATCTTCGACACCGACTTCGAAAAACCCGACGTCATCGCCGCCCGCCGCGCGCATGTCGTCGAGTTCGTGATGCAGGGCGTGAAGGCGTGA